The genomic interval CCGGACCCGTGGCAAGATTGAAGCCTGCCCTCCGAATGGCAGGGAGTTCTTTTCCAGGCACAGAATAGATGCCAAGGGGATAGAACTGCGTGCCCGGGTTCTGGCATCCTGTGGTTGTCACCAAAACTGCCAGGGCAAGGATTTCCACCCGGAACGCTGGCGATCGGACATCACGCGCCCTTTCTTTTACCGGGGACTTCGCCCCCCAGCTTACTTCCGCGCCAGACAAAAAGCGATGGAGCATAAAAGGAGGAACAGGAAATGGATGGAATAGACTTGCAGTGGAAAATCGAACTTCGCGTGGATCAGGCAGCCAACCATCGCCAGCCAGATGCACGCCGGGAATTCCCAGGGCGCCGGGATCCCGTTCGGCGCCGACCATCGAAGCAGGACGACGGCGAGCATAAGCAGGATCAACCCAAATCCGAGCCCTCCAAACGTGATGCGTGTCTCCAGCCAATCGTCATGCAGGTACGCCTCCCAAACCTGATTCGGTTCTTTGTACAATTGGTAGATAGCCGGGAACGACGCCGGACCAGTCCCAAGTAGAGGAAACTGCTCGGCAATAGCGCGGCAGTTATCGTAAATCTGCATCCTGCCGCCAATGTTATCCGAAAACATGTTTTCTAATCTAAGGGCGAGGTCCTTCCAACCCAGGAAGGTTGAGAAACCCAGGATGACGAGGAACAAGGTGAGCATGCTGGCCCGAACCAACGCGCGTTCGCGCCGCGCTGCAAAAAAAACAATTCCCGAAGCCACGGGCACTGCGGCCAGCGCGATCAAAGCGCCGCCCCGGCTGGTCGAAATAATAGGAGCCGACGCCATGACCACCGCGCATGGCAGCAGAACCATGTAGCTTCCGCCGCCAATGCGTTGAGCGACCATTCGCATTCGAGTGGACGAGTTGCGCAGCATCAACCAAAAACCAAGGCAGACCGGCCAGATCAAATTGAGGTAGGTGGCGGCATTGGACCGATAAGCATAGGGGCCGAATTGAGCCTCGGCAACGTTGTTGAAATAAGGAACAACAAGCCACAGCAACTTATTCGTCCCATCGAGCCGTTGCAGAATTCCTTCCAGCGCGAGAGCCGCGCCGTTGATGCAAAGCACCCAAAGCAACAAGCGTAAGCGGGCGGGGAGCGTGGAAGCGTGGAAGCGTGGAAGCGTGGAACCGCGGGGCCCGGCGACCGCGTGTCCTTCGACGGTCCGAGATTCGGACTCCGGTGCTTCGTTCTCAGCCTCCGCGCCTTCCGTGCGCCATGAGCGCTCAACGCTCGTCGTTCGTCGTTCCCCTTGTCCTCGCCGTCTCTCGCCGGAGTCCCCTCGCCTGTCCTCTGCCGCCTCTCGGCGCTCTCGACTGGTCTTGCCTAAGAGCCAATCGCGTGTCGCCCAGAAGAAGAAAGCCAAACCCAGATACTGCCAGAAAGCATTCAAAGTGGCGGTCCGGTTGTAAGTGTGCGGCAGCCACGCGATGTAGTCGTGATACTCGAAGCGATTCTCCAGAGGAAGATACGTGGCGCGCGCGTTCCAGACGCTCGCCAGGCAATACGCCAGCAAAACCGCCGACATCGCCGCGAGGCTCACCGTCAGATAGCGCGCGATTCGTTGTCCCGGAGATTCCAGTCGAATTCCCCCAATCTCTCTAGCTTCACCCCAACGCGCCGGCTTGTAAGCTGTCTGCCGCCGAATCAACCACTTCGCGACGAGAACCGCCCCGAGCAGGCAGCAGAGGACATTCATCGTCCAGACCGACCAATCTTGCGTCGTGCCAAACGCCCAGGGAGTGAAAACAATCGCGACGCAAATCAGAGATCCCGAAACGCCCTCGCAGATCTTGTAAGCCGCCGGCGTTCGGATGCGATCAGAGCGCTGTGGTGAGCGATGGTTCTCGTCCGCGTCCATGGACGCGAGATTGAACCGCAGACTCCCGCGATCCCACAAGACAGAAATGCATTGCGGCGAAAGAGTCCGCTGGACGCAACAGAAAATTTGGGTAGAGATGTTCCGAACATGAATGTGCTCGTTACCGGCGGCGCCGGCTTCATCGGCTCGAATGTCGTTCAACATGTGATTGACCGACCGGAAGTTCAACGTCTGGTGAATCTCGACTGCCTGACTTACGCCGGTCACCTGGCGAACCTCACCGCAGTTGCGTCGCACTCGAAGTATGTGTTCGAGAAAGTCGATCTCCGAGACAAGACCGCCGTGCGGCGCGTGGTGAACCACTACGAAATCACTCACGTGCTGCACCTGGCCGCGGAGTCGCACGTGGATCGCTCGAT from Verrucomicrobiota bacterium carries:
- a CDS encoding O-antigen ligase family protein → MLNDIRADEAGAAGNEHIHVRNISTQIFCCVQRTLSPQCISVLWDRGSLRFNLASMDADENHRSPQRSDRIRTPAAYKICEGVSGSLICVAIVFTPWAFGTTQDWSVWTMNVLCCLLGAVLVAKWLIRRQTAYKPARWGEAREIGGIRLESPGQRIARYLTVSLAAMSAVLLAYCLASVWNARATYLPLENRFEYHDYIAWLPHTYNRTATLNAFWQYLGLAFFFWATRDWLLGKTSRERREAAEDRRGDSGERRRGQGERRTTSVERSWRTEGAEAENEAPESESRTVEGHAVAGPRGSTLPRFHASTLPARLRLLLWVLCINGAALALEGILQRLDGTNKLLWLVVPYFNNVAEAQFGPYAYRSNAATYLNLIWPVCLGFWLMLRNSSTRMRMVAQRIGGGSYMVLLPCAVVMASAPIISTSRGGALIALAAVPVASGIVFFAARRERALVRASMLTLFLVILGFSTFLGWKDLALRLENMFSDNIGGRMQIYDNCRAIAEQFPLLGTGPASFPAIYQLYKEPNQVWEAYLHDDWLETRITFGGLGFGLILLMLAVVLLRWSAPNGIPAPWEFPACIWLAMVGCLIHAKFDFPLQVYSIHFLFLLLCSIAFCLARK